A window of Actinomycetota bacterium contains these coding sequences:
- a CDS encoding nitronate monooxygenase: protein MEMPHLTIGNQTARLPIIQGGMAVRISMAPLASAVAEAGGIGLIAGSGLDVDELREEIRAARAATNGVIGVNIMVAVRKFRDLVQAALAEGIDLVVAGAGFSRDVFSWCAEADVPMVPIVGSERVAKLSQRFGASAVIVEGVEAGGHLGTDEPLKQLLPRILDSVTIPVIGAGGIADGADIKEILDMGAAGVQMGSRFAATRESSASDAFKQLYVDAGDDDIVIVKSPVGLPGRAIRSTFTRRLERGDYPRIEKCIVCLKDCGKDYCIIDKLVKAQQGDMEDGLIFAGTTAARVHDIPAVSELMDRLVTQWKAATEGAN from the coding sequence GTGGAGATGCCGCATCTCACCATAGGGAATCAGACGGCGCGACTGCCCATCATCCAGGGCGGGATGGCCGTCAGGATATCCATGGCTCCGCTTGCTTCAGCAGTCGCCGAGGCCGGCGGGATCGGGCTGATCGCCGGTTCCGGGCTGGACGTCGATGAACTGCGCGAGGAGATACGCGCCGCGCGGGCCGCGACAAACGGCGTCATCGGCGTCAACATCATGGTTGCCGTCCGCAAGTTCAGAGACCTGGTTCAGGCCGCTCTCGCCGAAGGTATCGACCTTGTGGTCGCCGGCGCGGGCTTCTCCCGAGACGTCTTCTCGTGGTGTGCCGAAGCCGACGTTCCGATGGTTCCCATCGTCGGATCGGAGCGAGTCGCCAAGCTATCCCAACGCTTCGGCGCCTCGGCAGTCATCGTCGAGGGAGTCGAAGCCGGCGGGCACCTTGGCACCGACGAACCCCTCAAGCAGCTGCTTCCAAGGATTCTCGACTCCGTGACGATTCCAGTCATCGGCGCGGGGGGTATCGCAGACGGGGCCGACATCAAGGAGATCCTCGACATGGGTGCTGCGGGAGTCCAGATGGGGTCGCGTTTCGCGGCGACCCGGGAGTCCTCGGCAAGTGATGCATTCAAGCAGCTCTACGTGGATGCCGGCGATGACGACATCGTTATCGTCAAGAGTCCGGTCGGCCTTCCCGGGCGTGCGATTCGGAGCACGTTCACACGCCGCCTCGAAAGGGGGGACTATCCCCGCATCGAGAAGTGTATTGTCTGCCTCAAGGACTGCGGCAAGGACTACTGCATCATCGACAAGCTCGTCAAAGCGCAGCAGGGCGACATGGAGGACGGACTCATCTTCGCCGGGACGACGGCTGCGCGCGTGCACGACATCCCCGCGGTCTCCGAGCTGATGGACAGGCTCGTCACGCAGTGGAAGGCCGCGACCGAAGGAGCGAACTGA
- the fabF gene encoding beta-ketoacyl-ACP synthase II: MRRVAVTGLGAVSPLGVGVAATWEGIAAGRSGIGPVTEFDVSEYATQFAGTVDGWDPTVFIDAKESRRMSRFQQFAVKAADEAVADAGLVIDDSNADRVGVIVGSGIGGLYTMEEQSRVLHERGPKKISPFLVPMMIVDLAAGHISIRLGARGVNYAPVSACSTGNHAIGEAGEAIRRGQADVVIAGGFDCGVTPLGMAGFCAARALSTRNDDPQGASRPFDSGRDGFVMGEGGGILVLEDMDMALARGARVYAELVGYGATADAYHITAPAPDGNGACRAMLHALDQSGLAAGDIGYINAHGTSTQLGDLAETGAIKEVFGSDAPPVSSTKSMTGHLLGGAGALEAVISVQALVNEMLPPTINLTDPDPGCDLDYVPNVARNTRIDALMSNSFGFGGHNATLVFARP; the protein is encoded by the coding sequence ATGAGAAGAGTCGCCGTCACCGGACTCGGCGCTGTCTCACCTCTTGGAGTCGGTGTCGCCGCGACCTGGGAGGGAATCGCGGCAGGCCGTAGCGGGATAGGTCCTGTCACGGAGTTCGATGTCTCCGAATACGCTACTCAGTTCGCCGGCACCGTAGACGGGTGGGACCCCACGGTATTCATCGACGCCAAGGAGTCCCGTCGCATGTCCCGCTTCCAGCAGTTCGCGGTCAAGGCCGCCGATGAGGCGGTTGCCGATGCCGGACTCGTCATCGACGACAGCAACGCCGACCGGGTCGGCGTGATCGTCGGTTCGGGCATCGGTGGTCTGTACACCATGGAGGAGCAGTCTCGCGTACTGCACGAGCGCGGTCCGAAGAAGATCAGCCCGTTCCTCGTCCCGATGATGATCGTCGACCTTGCGGCGGGTCACATCTCCATCCGTCTCGGCGCTCGCGGCGTCAACTACGCTCCCGTCTCTGCGTGTTCGACCGGCAACCACGCCATCGGCGAGGCGGGAGAGGCCATCCGCCGAGGACAGGCCGACGTAGTCATCGCCGGCGGCTTCGACTGCGGTGTCACGCCCCTGGGTATGGCCGGCTTCTGCGCGGCTCGCGCGCTGTCCACCCGCAACGACGACCCGCAGGGCGCGTCGCGGCCGTTCGACTCCGGTCGCGATGGTTTCGTGATGGGCGAGGGCGGCGGCATTCTCGTCCTTGAAGACATGGACATGGCCCTCGCGCGCGGAGCTCGCGTATACGCCGAACTCGTCGGCTATGGAGCAACGGCGGATGCCTACCACATCACTGCACCGGCACCCGATGGCAACGGCGCATGTCGCGCGATGCTGCACGCACTCGACCAGTCCGGGCTTGCCGCCGGCGATATCGGCTACATCAACGCACACGGAACATCGACTCAGCTCGGAGACCTCGCCGAAACAGGCGCGATCAAGGAGGTGTTCGGCAGCGACGCCCCTCCGGTGTCTTCAACGAAATCGATGACGGGACATCTGCTGGGTGGAGCCGGCGCTCTCGAAGCTGTGATATCCGTTCAGGCGCTCGTCAACGAGATGCTGCCACCGACGATCAACCTCACCGATCCTGACCCCGGCTGTGATCTCGACTACGTCCCGAATGTCGCCCGGAATACGCGCATCGATGCCCTGATGAGCAACTCGTTCGGGTTCGGGGGCCACAACGCGACACTCGTCTTCGCAAGACCATGA
- the acpP gene encoding acyl carrier protein has translation MEHEEIFDKVKDVIVEQLNVDEADVNEDSSFVDDLGADSLDIVELVMALEESFGVSIPDEEAESIKTVGDAVNYIVANA, from the coding sequence ATGGAACACGAGGAGATCTTCGACAAGGTGAAGGACGTCATCGTCGAGCAACTCAACGTGGACGAGGCAGACGTCAACGAGGATTCGTCGTTCGTTGATGACCTTGGTGCCGACTCGCTCGACATCGTGGAGCTTGTCATGGCACTCGAGGAGAGCTTCGGTGTCTCGATCCCTGACGAGGAGGCCGAGTCCATCAAGACCGTCGGCGATGCCGTCAACTACATCGTCGCGAACGCATAG
- the rnc gene encoding ribonuclease III: protein MTRPVNGRPLDERLSEAQHIIGHSFSDPGLLELALTHPSFSDEPHATHDYERLEFLGDAVLGLVIVEAIYARSPEMPEGAMTKLKVSLVAGTTLAATARELGLADLLLLGDSEIGTGGRGMASALENVFEATCGALYLDGGLDTAREFILGVLGDRIEESSIESLEHPKSRLQEITQAHGKAPEYRIVAEEGPPHDRSFVATVLIDGRPLGSGSGHSKKEAEMNAAREALGQFESS from the coding sequence ATGACGCGTCCCGTCAACGGACGCCCGCTCGATGAGCGCCTTTCCGAAGCCCAGCACATCATTGGACACAGCTTCTCCGATCCCGGACTACTTGAGCTCGCGCTTACTCATCCGTCGTTCAGCGATGAACCTCACGCCACCCACGACTACGAGCGCCTGGAGTTCCTTGGCGATGCCGTACTGGGTCTTGTCATCGTCGAAGCCATCTACGCGCGTTCTCCGGAGATGCCCGAAGGCGCCATGACGAAGCTCAAGGTCTCGCTGGTAGCCGGGACAACGCTCGCAGCAACAGCACGCGAGCTCGGGCTCGCAGATCTGCTTCTCCTCGGGGACAGCGAGATCGGGACAGGCGGGCGGGGTATGGCCTCGGCCCTGGAGAACGTCTTCGAGGCCACCTGCGGCGCGCTCTATCTCGACGGCGGTCTCGATACCGCCCGGGAGTTCATCCTTGGCGTGCTCGGCGATCGCATCGAGGAGAGCTCGATCGAGTCGCTCGAGCATCCCAAATCGCGACTTCAGGAGATCACACAGGCACACGGCAAAGCCCCCGAGTACCGCATCGTGGCCGAGGAAGGCCCTCCCCACGACCGCTCGTTCGTGGCCACCGTTCTGATCGACGGACGTCCCCTGGGCTCCGGATCGGGCCATTCCAAGAAGGAGGCCGAGATGAACGCAGCGCGTGAGGCCCTCGGCCAGTTCGAAAGCTCCTGA